A single region of the Nicotiana sylvestris chromosome 6, ASM39365v2, whole genome shotgun sequence genome encodes:
- the LOC104222566 gene encoding uncharacterized protein produces MKKLLEFGRKAMFYIRVLSGYEERRIRSYRLQMQQRLQQAEERKAAIRKVPEQMILSEVRRMVEEMQALNKKLEETEAAIDDYFKPINKEAEAIVKMQLEGEENRTKEMMNILQKQAFLEKHQAEKLISAENVVTEKHGQDKAST; encoded by the exons ATGAAGAAGCTTCTCGAATTTGGGAGGAAAGCAATGTTCTATATTAGGGTTCTTTCAGGCTACGAAGAGCGTCGAATCCGATCTTATCGATTACAGATGCAACAACGCCTTCAACAG GCGGAGGAGAGGAAGGCAGCAATAAGGAAGGTTCCTGAACAAATGATATTGTCAGAAGTTAGGCGCATGGTGGAAGAGATGCAAGCTTTGAATAAGAAGCTAGAGGAGACT GAGGCTGCTATTGATGACTACTTCAAACCAATAAACAAGGAAGCAGAAGCAATAGTGAAAATGCAGCTTGAAGGAGAGGAGAATAGAACAAAGGAGATGATGAATATCTTGCAGAAACAAGCTTTTCTTGAGAAGCATCAGGCAGAGAAACTAATAAGCGCAGAAAATGTGGTCACAGAAAAACATGGCCAAGATAAAGCATCTACATAG